From a region of the Oryza sativa Japonica Group chromosome 6, ASM3414082v1 genome:
- the LOC4341121 gene encoding reticulon-like protein B2, which translates to MADPAAEETVPAPPPTPAVDPAEGASDAPQPVELPADTAAASPEKVSSPPPEPAPAVRSRGFRLLGEDTSVHKALGGGKTADVLLWKDKKTSAVVIGGATVIWILFEVLDYHLLTLLSHVMIGALAILFLWSKATTFIKKSPPDIPVVQIPEDVAVNVSRALRSDINRALHLFREIALGHDLKKFLGVIVALWVLSEVGSCCDFLTLIYVAVLMLHTVPILYDKYQDKVDHFAGRAHSEACKHYEVLDAKVLSKIPRGPVKPKKN; encoded by the exons ATGGCCGATCCGGCCGCCGAGGAGAccgtccccgcgccgccgccaaccccgGCGGTCGACCCCGCCGAGGGTGCCTCGGACGCGCCGCAGCCGGTCGAGCTGCccgccgacaccgccgccgcctcgccggagaaggtgtcgtcgccaccaccggagccggcgccggcggtgaggAGCCGGGGGTTCAGGCTGCTCGGGGAGGACACCTCCGTGCACAAGGCTCTTGGGGGCGGTAAAA CTGCTGATGTACTATTATGGAAAGACAAGAAGACATCCGCTGTAGTGATTGGTGGTGCAACTGTCATATGGATCTTGTTTGAAGTGCTTGATTACCATCTCTTGACTCTGCTTTCCCATGTGATGATTGGTGCCTTGGCCATCTTGTTCCTGTGGTCAAAAGCTACCACATTTATCAAGAA GAGTCCACCAGATATTCCTGTAGTACAGATACCTGAAGATGTCGCCGTGAACGTGTCACGAGCATTACGCAGTGACATAAACAGAGCACTTCACCTGTTTCGGGAGATCGCGTTGGGGCATGACCTAAAGAAGTTTCTGGGC GTGATTGTTGCTCTCTGGGTTCTCTCAGAAGTAGGAAGCTGCTGCGACTTCCTCACCTTGATATATGTTG CCGTCCTGATGCTCCACACGGTGCCGATCTTGTATGACAAGTACCAGGATAAGGTCGACCACTTTGCTGGAAGGGCTCACTCTGAGGCCTGCAAGCACTATGAGGTGCTGGATGCCAAGGTTTTGAGCAAGATACCCAGGGGCCCGGTGAAGCCAAAGAAGAACTAG
- the LOC136357015 gene encoding probable CCR4-associated factor 1 homolog 9 has product MVKANVNELHPIQVGLAIRTDDGGGELVVFEFNLCGFDINNPANLRDPASIAHLRGRGVDFGRLPHARIELHRLRSLLLGSGLLQTRPSWATFTGAYHIGYLMKILTGAEVPSGLDAFTAMATATLGEGVYDVKRLAAEVNTASRFSLREIATWLGVVPAVA; this is encoded by the coding sequence ATGGTCAAGGCTAACGTCAACGAGCTCCACCCCATCCAGGTCGGCCTCGCCATCCGCaccgacgacggtggcggcgagctcgtcgtGTTCGAGTTCAACCTCTGTGGTTTCGACATCAACAACCCAGCCAACCTAAGGGACCCGGCCTCCATCGCGCACCTCCGGGGCCGTGGCGTCGACTTTGGCAGGCTTCCGCATGCACGCATCGAGCTGCATAGGCTCCGGTCGCTGCTCCTTGGCTCCGGCCTGCTGCAGACGCGGCCGTCGTGGGCGACGTTCACCGGCGCATACCATATCGGGTACCTGATGAAGATCCTGACGGGGGCCGAGGTCCCGTCCGGCCTCGACGCCTTCACGGCCATGGCGACCGCGACCCTCGGGGAGGGCGTCTATGACGTGAAGCGGTTGGCGGCGGAGGTCAACACGGCGAGCAGGTTTTCGCTCAGGGAGATTGCCACGTGGCTCGGCGTGGTGCCGGCGGTGGCCTAA